One Microvirgula aerodenitrificans DSM 15089 DNA segment encodes these proteins:
- a CDS encoding ParA family protein has product MARVLAVTNQKGGVGKTTTVVNLAASLAEKGRRVLVVDLDPQANATMGSGVDKSQLEHTVYHLLIDAAPFDSVCCRSEAGGYDLLPANRDLAAAEVELVGVGQRETRLRAALATVKSGYDYILLDCPPALNLLTLNGLAAADGVIIPMQCEYYALEGLSDLVTTLRKMRGALNPGIDIVGLLRTMFDTRSTLAQQVSAQLTQHFGGKVFTTVIPRNVRLAEAPSYGLPVLAYDRAARGARAYLTLADELIARLETQAIPA; this is encoded by the coding sequence ATGGCCCGTGTCCTCGCAGTCACCAACCAGAAGGGTGGCGTGGGCAAGACCACGACCGTCGTCAATCTCGCTGCCAGCCTGGCCGAGAAGGGCCGTCGGGTACTGGTGGTCGACCTCGACCCGCAGGCCAATGCGACCATGGGCTCCGGCGTCGACAAGTCGCAGCTCGAACACACGGTCTATCACCTGCTGATTGATGCCGCGCCGTTCGACTCGGTATGCTGCCGCAGCGAGGCGGGAGGCTATGACCTGCTGCCGGCCAATCGCGACCTGGCTGCGGCCGAGGTCGAGCTGGTCGGTGTCGGCCAGCGCGAAACGCGGCTGCGCGCGGCGCTGGCCACGGTGAAGTCCGGGTATGACTACATCCTGCTCGACTGTCCGCCGGCGCTGAACCTGCTGACCCTGAACGGGCTGGCCGCCGCCGATGGCGTCATCATCCCGATGCAGTGCGAGTACTATGCGCTCGAAGGCCTGTCCGACCTGGTGACCACGCTGCGCAAGATGCGCGGCGCGCTGAATCCGGGCATCGACATCGTCGGCCTGCTGCGGACGATGTTCGATACGCGCTCGACGCTGGCCCAGCAGGTCTCGGCCCAGCTGACCCAGCATTTCGGCGGCAAAGTGTTCACCACCGTGATCCCGCGCAATGTGCGCCTGGCGGAAGCGCCAAGCTACGGCTTGCCGGTCCTCGCCTATGATCGCGCCGCTCGCGGTGCCCGAGCCTACCTGACGCTGGCCGATGAATTGATCGCCCGGCTCGAAACCCAAGCCATACCTGCCTGA
- the tsaA gene encoding tRNA (N6-threonylcarbamoyladenosine(37)-N6)-methyltransferase TrmO, giving the protein MSAYTFTPVGILHSPFVDKFGVPRQPRLAPHARAELVFVPPYDHPDCVRGLAQFSHVWLSFVFHAHVDRGWRPLIRPPRLGGNDKLGVFASRSTFRPNPLGLSLVELLAVEPGRLLLAGADLVDGTPILDVKPYIPFSDSAADARGGLAGAPPVPLPVRWRAEAREQCARHAASCPDLAALIDEVLAQDPRPAFHDDPQRLYGVRLYALDVRFRVDADDGGVEVIEIRDVAPY; this is encoded by the coding sequence ATGAGCGCGTATACCTTCACCCCGGTCGGCATCCTGCATTCGCCGTTCGTCGACAAGTTCGGCGTGCCGCGCCAGCCCCGGCTGGCGCCGCATGCCCGCGCCGAGCTGGTGTTCGTGCCGCCGTACGACCATCCGGACTGCGTGCGCGGGCTGGCACAGTTTTCCCATGTCTGGCTGAGTTTCGTCTTTCACGCCCATGTCGATCGCGGCTGGCGGCCGCTGATCCGGCCGCCGCGGCTGGGCGGCAATGACAAGCTCGGCGTGTTTGCCAGCCGCTCGACCTTCCGGCCGAACCCGCTCGGCCTGTCGCTGGTCGAACTGCTGGCGGTCGAGCCCGGCCGGCTGTTGCTGGCCGGCGCCGATCTGGTCGACGGCACGCCGATACTGGACGTGAAGCCGTACATCCCGTTTTCCGACAGCGCGGCCGATGCCCGCGGCGGCCTGGCGGGGGCGCCGCCGGTACCGCTGCCGGTTCGCTGGCGCGCCGAAGCCCGCGAACAGTGTGCCCGCCATGCGGCGAGCTGCCCCGACCTGGCGGCCCTGATTGACGAAGTGCTGGCGCAGGACCCGCGGCCGGCCTTCCATGACGACCCGCAGCGGCTCTACGGCGTGCGGCTGTACGCGCTGGATGTCCGCTTCCGCGTCGATGCCGACGATGGCGGCGTCGAGGTCATTGAAATACGCGACGTCGCCCCATACTGA
- the dmeF gene encoding CDF family Co(II)/Ni(II) efflux transporter DmeF has product MSYLAPCLCQRRFDSGNPAGEVGTRRVLVLTLITMVVEIIAGQLFNSMSLLADGWHMSSHAVAMGMALLAYWAARRYAGDLRFAYGTWKIEILGSFASALLLLMVALGMVIESVGRMFNPLPIAFDQAAEVAVLGLAVNLFSAWLLMRGDGHGHHGHDHDHPHGHEHLHQDLNLRSAYLHVLADAATSVAAIVALLAGKYAGAVWLDPVIGIAGSVLVARWAISLLSVSGRVLLDAEMDAGVVAEVRDAVAAATDGAGWLLDLHVWRVGRAQYACVLTVAGAVDAGLIHTHLAEHAELVHVTVEVRAAA; this is encoded by the coding sequence ATGAGTTACCTTGCCCCGTGCCTGTGCCAGCGCCGCTTCGACAGTGGCAATCCGGCCGGTGAAGTCGGTACGCGTCGCGTGCTGGTGCTGACCCTGATCACCATGGTGGTCGAAATCATTGCCGGGCAGCTGTTCAACTCGATGTCGCTGCTGGCTGATGGCTGGCACATGAGCTCGCATGCGGTGGCCATGGGCATGGCCCTGCTGGCGTACTGGGCGGCGCGGCGCTATGCCGGCGACCTGCGCTTTGCCTACGGGACCTGGAAAATCGAAATTCTCGGCAGCTTTGCCAGTGCGCTGCTGCTGCTGATGGTGGCGCTGGGCATGGTGATCGAGTCGGTCGGTCGGATGTTCAATCCGCTGCCGATCGCTTTCGACCAGGCGGCCGAAGTCGCCGTGCTCGGCCTGGCCGTCAACCTGTTCAGTGCCTGGCTGCTGATGCGCGGCGACGGACACGGTCACCACGGCCATGATCATGACCATCCGCATGGCCATGAACACCTGCATCAGGACCTGAACCTGCGCTCGGCCTATCTGCATGTGCTGGCCGATGCGGCGACCTCGGTCGCCGCCATCGTCGCGCTGCTGGCCGGCAAGTACGCCGGTGCAGTGTGGCTGGACCCGGTCATCGGCATTGCCGGCAGCGTGCTGGTGGCGCGCTGGGCCATCAGCCTGCTGTCGGTATCCGGACGGGTACTGCTCGATGCGGAGATGGACGCCGGCGTGGTGGCCGAAGTCCGCGATGCCGTCGCCGCGGCGACGGATGGCGCCGGCTGGTTGCTCGATCTGCATGTCTGGCGGGTCGGTCGGGCCCAGTATGCGTGTGTGCTGACCGTGGCGGGGGCGGTCGACGCCGGGCTGATCCACACCCATCTCGCCGAACATGCCGAGCTGGTGCACGTGACGGTCGAAGTGCGCGCCGCCGCCTGA
- a CDS encoding metal/formaldehyde-sensitive transcriptional repressor: MPHTHRDKNKLINRVRRLRGQLDAVERVLENEEHSCTEILQQIAAIRGAVNGLMFEVLEGHVRSHVAVPEPDDEQAADIDQLVAVLRSYLK; the protein is encoded by the coding sequence ATGCCCCATACCCATCGTGACAAGAACAAGCTGATCAATCGCGTGCGTCGCCTGCGCGGCCAGCTCGACGCCGTCGAGCGCGTGCTCGAAAACGAGGAGCACTCGTGCACCGAGATCCTGCAGCAGATCGCCGCCATCCGCGGCGCGGTCAATGGCCTGATGTTCGAGGTGCTCGAAGGCCATGTCCGCAGCCATGTCGCCGTCCCGGAGCCGGATGACGAACAGGCCGCCGACATCGACCAGCTGGTCGCCGTGCTGCGTTCCTATCTGAAATGA
- a CDS encoding DUF445 domain-containing protein, translating into MTTDTPPRRASWLGHHRGTVSLAVAVAGLVAGEAATRAGLLPPHVGRVLVTAFEGATVGGLADWFAVSALFRRIPIPLVARHTDLLARKRERLADGIVEMVETHWLSPAVVRERLAGVSFSGLIASYLRDPRNRDSVRRALRGFIVPLTAALEHPTFVEAIAAGARSRLATADLGRPLGQGLAQVLADPAIQHRLGDGLADVLGAALGKAELQAWLRDALLSALSEYAHEGWWESTKIRLARLFLDGDDDAGKVEHLVGEMAERLQLVLAEVRADPAHPLRLGLYAALHRWATRMADGEAPSAAMLTAGLRELLDKALQPGGALTGWLAMLRHELDAALDDPASAASLRLDAMIGGAIAHFLTHDDTRNGFDDIVRRLIVEVIESRPQLIGDTVRLSLSESRLPTRALVRQIEDKVGEELQWIRVNGAVVGGLAAAVIALTRLWLG; encoded by the coding sequence ATGACGACCGACACCCCCCCGCGCCGCGCCAGCTGGCTTGGACACCACCGTGGCACCGTTTCCCTGGCCGTGGCCGTGGCCGGGCTGGTGGCCGGCGAGGCCGCAACCCGTGCCGGCCTGCTGCCCCCGCATGTCGGCCGGGTGCTGGTTACCGCTTTTGAAGGGGCGACGGTCGGCGGCCTGGCTGACTGGTTCGCCGTGTCCGCCCTGTTCCGCCGCATTCCGATCCCGCTGGTGGCCCGTCATACCGACCTGCTGGCGCGCAAGCGCGAGCGGCTGGCCGACGGCATCGTCGAGATGGTGGAGACGCACTGGCTGTCGCCGGCCGTGGTGCGCGAGCGGCTGGCCGGGGTGTCGTTTTCCGGGCTGATTGCCTCTTACCTGCGCGATCCGCGCAACCGCGACAGCGTGCGCCGCGCGCTGCGCGGCTTTATCGTGCCGCTGACGGCGGCACTGGAACACCCGACCTTCGTCGAGGCCATCGCTGCCGGCGCACGGTCCCGGCTGGCGACGGCCGATCTGGGCCGGCCGCTGGGGCAGGGGCTGGCGCAGGTACTGGCCGATCCGGCCATCCAGCATCGGCTGGGCGACGGGCTGGCTGACGTGCTCGGCGCGGCGCTGGGCAAGGCCGAACTGCAGGCCTGGCTCCGCGATGCGCTGCTGTCGGCACTGTCCGAGTATGCGCACGAGGGCTGGTGGGAATCGACCAAGATCCGGCTGGCCAGGCTGTTCCTCGATGGCGATGATGATGCCGGCAAGGTCGAACACCTGGTCGGCGAGATGGCGGAACGGCTGCAACTGGTGCTGGCCGAGGTGCGCGCCGATCCGGCCCACCCGCTGCGGCTCGGCCTGTATGCGGCGCTGCATCGCTGGGCGACGCGGATGGCGGACGGCGAAGCGCCTTCGGCCGCCATGCTGACCGCCGGTCTGCGCGAGTTGCTGGACAAGGCGCTGCAGCCCGGTGGCGCGCTGACCGGCTGGCTCGCCATGCTGCGGCACGAGCTGGATGCCGCGCTGGACGATCCGGCCTCGGCCGCCAGCTTGCGACTGGATGCGATGATCGGCGGCGCGATTGCCCATTTCCTGACCCACGACGACACCCGGAACGGCTTCGACGATATCGTGCGGCGGCTGATTGTCGAAGTGATCGAATCGCGTCCGCAACTGATCGGCGATACCGTCCGTCTGTCGCTGTCCGAATCCAGGCTGCCGACCCGGGCGCTGGTGCGGCAGATCGAGGACAAGGTCGGCGAGGAGCTGCAGTGGATTCGCGTCAACGGCGCCGTAGTCGGCGGACTGGCCGCTGCCGTGATCGCCCTGACCCGGCTGTGGCTCGGCTGA
- the rsmG gene encoding 16S rRNA (guanine(527)-N(7))-methyltransferase RsmG, protein MSLKDELHLGADTLGLTLTAAQELLLVHYVELLDKWNKVYNLTAVRETERMVAYHVLDSLAALGSIRGSHILDVGSGGGMPGIPFAVCRPDWQLTLLDANHKKTTFLKQAVIELGLANADVVCERVEAFAPERRFDVITSRAFSELAEFVRLTRHLLADGGEWAALKGVYPDEEIAHLPEDVKVLDVIELKVPGLDADRHLVRLGLA, encoded by the coding sequence ATGTCCCTGAAAGACGAACTGCACCTCGGCGCCGACACGCTGGGACTCACGCTTACCGCCGCGCAGGAGCTCCTGCTGGTCCACTATGTCGAGCTGCTCGACAAGTGGAACAAGGTCTACAACCTGACCGCCGTGCGCGAAACCGAACGCATGGTCGCGTATCACGTCCTCGACAGCCTGGCCGCGCTGGGCAGCATTCGCGGCAGCCACATCCTCGACGTGGGCTCGGGCGGCGGCATGCCCGGCATCCCGTTCGCCGTGTGCCGGCCGGACTGGCAACTGACGCTGCTGGATGCGAACCACAAGAAAACCACCTTCCTCAAGCAGGCCGTGATCGAACTCGGACTTGCAAATGCCGACGTGGTCTGCGAGCGTGTCGAAGCTTTTGCGCCGGAGCGCCGCTTCGACGTCATCACCTCTCGCGCCTTTTCCGAACTGGCCGAGTTCGTGCGCCTCACGCGTCACCTGCTCGCCGATGGCGGCGAATGGGCCGCGCTGAAGGGCGTGTACCCGGACGAGGAAATCGCGCATTTGCCGGAGGATGTGAAAGTGCTCGACGTGATCGAACTCAAAGTGCCCGGTCTGGATGCCGACCGGCATCTGGTGCGCCTGGGACTGGCCTGA
- a CDS encoding ParB/RepB/Spo0J family partition protein, protein MSKPKFKGLGRGLDVLLAANPAEDRLATLPIGDIRPGRYQPRTHMDEAALAQLAESILAQGVIQPIVVREIGLGDYELIAGERRWRAARKAGLAEIPAVVRAVPDEAALAIALIENIQREQLNPLEEAHGIQRLIDEFGMTHERAASALGRSRSAVTNLLRLLNLAEPVQDLVYAGRIDMGHARALLPLPVLDQIELARDIAERGLSVRDAERLAQARQQPEEDRKAPRKDPDVLRLEEEIAEILGTTVHIRHGSKGHGRLVIEYSDLNSLDGYLQKLKRQ, encoded by the coding sequence ATGTCCAAACCCAAATTCAAGGGGCTCGGACGCGGGCTCGACGTATTGCTGGCCGCCAATCCGGCCGAAGACCGTCTGGCCACGCTTCCGATCGGCGATATTCGCCCCGGTCGCTACCAGCCCCGCACCCACATGGACGAGGCGGCGCTGGCGCAACTGGCCGAATCCATCCTCGCCCAGGGGGTCATCCAGCCGATCGTCGTGCGCGAGATCGGTCTGGGCGACTACGAACTGATTGCCGGCGAACGGCGCTGGCGCGCTGCGCGCAAGGCCGGACTGGCCGAGATCCCCGCCGTGGTGCGTGCCGTGCCGGACGAGGCGGCGCTGGCCATTGCGCTGATCGAGAACATCCAGCGCGAACAACTGAACCCGCTGGAAGAGGCCCACGGCATCCAGCGGCTGATCGACGAGTTCGGCATGACCCATGAACGGGCGGCGTCCGCGCTCGGCCGTTCGCGCAGTGCGGTGACCAACCTGTTACGCTTGCTGAATCTGGCCGAGCCGGTGCAGGACCTGGTCTACGCCGGCCGCATCGACATGGGCCATGCGCGTGCGCTGCTGCCGCTGCCGGTGCTCGACCAGATCGAACTGGCGCGGGATATCGCCGAACGCGGCCTGTCGGTGCGCGATGCCGAACGGCTGGCGCAGGCGCGCCAGCAGCCCGAAGAGGACCGCAAGGCACCGCGCAAGGACCCGGACGTACTCCGGCTGGAAGAGGAAATCGCCGAAATTCTCGGCACTACCGTCCATATTCGTCATGGGTCGAAAGGCCATGGCCGTTTGGTAATTGAATATTCTGACCTGAATTCACTTGATGGTTATCTGCAGAAGCTGAAACGACAATAA
- the atpB gene encoding F0F1 ATP synthase subunit A: MAANATEYIKHHLTQATVPHDGGFWAINIDSFTVSLILGFLFLFIFARVARNFSVDKPGRLQLAVEMLVEMVGTQVREMFHAKSAVIAPLALTIFVWVFMMNAMDLLPVDLLPHIAGLIGEHVFGADPEHVYLRVVPSADVNTTFAMSISVMFLIIGFSIKAKGVGGYVKELFSAPFGPKLAPANFLLQIIELIAKPISLALRLFGNMYAGEMIFILIALLPWWAQWPLGAPWAIFHILIITLQAFVFMMLTVVYLSLAVEDH; this comes from the coding sequence ATGGCTGCTAATGCTACCGAGTACATCAAGCACCACCTGACGCAGGCGACGGTGCCGCATGACGGGGGCTTCTGGGCGATCAACATCGATAGCTTCACTGTATCGCTGATCCTCGGCTTCCTGTTCCTGTTCATCTTCGCCCGCGTGGCGCGAAACTTTAGCGTCGACAAACCGGGCCGCCTGCAGCTGGCGGTCGAAATGCTGGTCGAGATGGTCGGCACCCAGGTACGCGAGATGTTCCACGCCAAGAGCGCCGTGATTGCGCCGCTGGCCCTGACCATCTTCGTCTGGGTGTTCATGATGAACGCGATGGACTTGCTGCCGGTTGACTTGCTGCCGCACATCGCCGGTCTGATCGGCGAGCATGTGTTCGGTGCCGATCCGGAACACGTCTACCTGCGCGTGGTGCCGTCTGCCGACGTCAACACGACCTTCGCCATGTCGATTTCGGTGATGTTCCTGATCATCGGCTTCTCGATCAAGGCCAAGGGCGTGGGCGGCTACGTGAAGGAGCTGTTCTCGGCCCCGTTCGGTCCGAAGCTTGCTCCGGCCAACTTCCTGCTGCAGATCATCGAACTGATCGCCAAGCCGATCTCTCTCGCCCTTCGTCTGTTCGGCAACATGTACGCCGGCGAAATGATCTTCATCCTGATCGCGTTGCTGCCGTGGTGGGCCCAGTGGCCGCTCGGCGCACCGTGGGCGATCTTCCACATCCTGATCATCACGCTGCAGGCGTTCGTGTTCATGATGCTGACCGTCGTGTACCTGAGCCTCGCCGTCGAGGATCACTAA
- a CDS encoding GNAT family N-acetyltransferase → MLDLNTAPSPRRTPRLVVGVADTASAIRAAQKLRYDVFATEMGATLASAAEQTDRDDYDAICDHLIVTETATGRVVGTYRMLPPGRAHQAPMLYSEHEFDLSRLAHIRPRLVEVGRSCVHPDFRSGAVIALLWAGLADYVRRVGGDYLAGCASVSLADGGHQAVSLYRYLEQRHLAPADWRVFPHLPLPLGHVDDALDVAMPPLIKGYLRAGSLVCGEPAWDPDFNCADFFMLMPMDRVDARYARRFMGE, encoded by the coding sequence ATGCTCGACCTGAATACCGCCCCGTCGCCCCGGCGCACGCCGCGCCTTGTTGTCGGCGTTGCCGACACCGCCTCGGCCATCCGTGCCGCACAGAAACTGCGCTACGACGTCTTTGCCACCGAAATGGGCGCCACACTGGCGTCGGCAGCGGAACAGACCGACCGCGACGACTATGACGCCATCTGCGATCACCTGATCGTGACCGAAACCGCAACCGGCCGCGTGGTCGGCACCTACCGCATGCTGCCGCCCGGCCGCGCCCATCAGGCGCCGATGCTGTATTCCGAGCATGAGTTCGACCTGAGCCGGCTGGCGCACATCCGGCCGCGGCTGGTCGAGGTCGGCCGCTCGTGCGTCCATCCCGATTTCCGCTCCGGTGCCGTGATTGCGCTGCTGTGGGCCGGGCTGGCCGATTACGTCCGCCGGGTCGGCGGCGACTACCTGGCCGGCTGTGCCAGTGTCAGTCTGGCCGATGGCGGCCACCAGGCCGTCAGCCTGTACCGCTATCTGGAGCAGCGCCATCTGGCACCGGCGGACTGGCGCGTGTTTCCGCATCTGCCGCTGCCGCTCGGCCATGTCGATGATGCCCTCGACGTCGCCATGCCACCGCTGATCAAGGGCTACCTGCGCGCCGGCAGCCTGGTGTGCGGCGAGCCGGCCTGGGACCCGGACTTCAATTGCGCCGATTTTTTCATGCTGATGCCGATGGACCGGGTCGACGCCCGCTACGCGCGACGCTTCATGGGCGAATGA
- a CDS encoding ATP synthase subunit I — translation MNTVVFRVVRLQIGLTTLAALCAALLTEDPSRGALSALAGGGIAIAGSLVYAWFAHGRRAHPGVILRRHFRAEAMKMFATLILFVVVISGFSSVSALALLGGFALAQSAYWLGLLSK, via the coding sequence ATGAATACGGTCGTGTTCCGGGTCGTGCGGTTGCAAATTGGATTGACCACCCTGGCGGCGCTTTGCGCCGCTTTGCTAACTGAGGATCCATCTCGCGGTGCCCTGTCCGCCCTGGCGGGGGGAGGCATCGCGATAGCGGGGTCGCTGGTGTACGCATGGTTCGCCCACGGGCGACGGGCGCACCCCGGCGTCATCCTGCGACGGCACTTTCGTGCCGAGGCAATGAAAATGTTCGCCACGCTGATCCTGTTCGTGGTGGTCATTTCGGGTTTTTCAAGTGTGTCGGCACTGGCGTTGCTGGGCGGGTTCGCCCTGGCGCAGTCGGCATACTGGCTTGGACTTCTATCCAAATAA
- a CDS encoding F0F1 ATP synthase subunit B, translating into MDINATLLGQAITFAILVWFTMKFVWPPLTNMMDERAKRIADGLAAAERGKQDLEQASKRVEEQIRTAKQQASELVLAAEKRSGQIVEEAKQAARSEGEKIIADARAEIGQEVLRAKEELRGQLADLAVAGAEKILKREIDPAKHADLLASIKAEL; encoded by the coding sequence GTGGATATCAACGCAACACTTCTGGGACAGGCGATTACCTTCGCCATCCTGGTGTGGTTCACGATGAAATTTGTTTGGCCTCCGCTTACCAACATGATGGACGAGCGCGCCAAACGCATTGCTGATGGTTTGGCCGCCGCCGAGCGCGGCAAGCAGGATCTGGAACAGGCGAGCAAACGCGTCGAGGAACAGATCCGCACCGCCAAGCAGCAAGCAAGTGAACTCGTGCTGGCTGCGGAAAAGCGCTCTGGCCAGATCGTGGAAGAAGCGAAGCAGGCCGCACGGAGCGAAGGCGAGAAAATCATCGCCGACGCCCGTGCCGAAATCGGCCAGGAAGTGCTCCGCGCCAAGGAAGAACTGCGGGGTCAGCTTGCTGATCTGGCTGTCGCCGGCGCCGAGAAAATCCTGAAGCGCGAGATCGATCCCGCCAAGCACGCTGATCTGCTGGCCTCCATCAAAGCGGAGTTGTAA
- the mnmG gene encoding tRNA uridine-5-carboxymethylaminomethyl(34) synthesis enzyme MnmG, whose protein sequence is MIYPTEFDVIVVGGGHAGTEAALASARMGRATLLLTHNIETLGQMSCNPSIGGIGKGHLVKEVDALGGAMALATDIGGIQFRTLNGSKGPAVRATRAQADRVRYKAAIRHMLENQPNLWLFQQAVDDLLLEGDRVAGAITQAGITFRGRSLVLTAGTFLSGKIHIGLENYTGGRAGDPASSTLGARLRDYALPVGRLKTGTPPRLDGRSIDFSVLEVQPGDDPAPVFSFRGSRDMHPRQLPCWITHTNTRTHDIIRAGFDRSPMFTGKIEGVGPRYCPSIEDKINRFADRDSHQVFLEPEGLDTHEIYPNGVSTSLPFDIQLAAIRSMRGLENAHILRPGYAIEYDYFDPRALKLTLESKNIAGLFFAGQVNGTTGYEEAAAQGLLAGLNAARHATGDDGWSPRRDQAYLGVLADDLTTLGVTEPYRMFTSRAEYRLQLREDNADLRLTEQGRRLGLVGDAQWALFETKREAIERELGRLRSTWINSKLVAVHEAERVLGQPVEREYSLADLLKRPDVDYAGLSTLSAFGTPVDDPVVAEQVEIQVKYQGYIDRQQDEVARRDTMEHIRLPADLDFAAVSGLSKEVQQKLATHRPETLGQASRISGITPAAISLLLVHLKRAGLVTKAKECP, encoded by the coding sequence ATGATTTACCCGACCGAATTCGACGTCATCGTCGTCGGTGGCGGCCACGCCGGCACCGAAGCGGCACTTGCCAGCGCCCGCATGGGGCGCGCCACACTGCTGCTGACCCACAATATTGAAACGCTCGGCCAGATGTCGTGCAACCCGTCCATCGGCGGCATCGGCAAAGGCCATCTGGTCAAGGAAGTCGATGCGCTCGGCGGCGCGATGGCGCTCGCCACCGATATCGGCGGCATCCAGTTCCGTACGCTGAACGGCTCGAAAGGGCCGGCAGTGCGGGCGACCCGCGCCCAGGCCGACCGGGTGCGCTACAAGGCTGCCATCCGCCACATGCTGGAAAACCAGCCGAATCTGTGGCTGTTCCAGCAGGCGGTCGACGACCTGCTGCTCGAGGGCGACCGCGTGGCCGGCGCCATTACCCAGGCCGGCATCACCTTCCGGGGACGGTCGCTGGTGCTGACCGCCGGCACCTTCCTGTCCGGCAAGATCCATATCGGGCTGGAAAACTACACCGGTGGCCGTGCCGGTGATCCGGCATCCAGCACGCTGGGTGCGCGGCTGCGCGACTATGCGCTGCCGGTCGGCCGGCTGAAAACCGGCACGCCGCCGCGTCTCGACGGCCGCTCGATCGACTTCAGCGTGCTCGAAGTCCAGCCCGGCGACGACCCGGCACCGGTGTTCAGCTTCCGCGGTTCGCGCGACATGCATCCGCGCCAGCTGCCGTGCTGGATCACCCACACCAATACCCGGACCCACGACATCATCCGCGCCGGTTTCGACCGTTCGCCGATGTTCACCGGCAAGATCGAGGGCGTCGGACCGCGCTACTGTCCGTCGATCGAGGACAAGATCAATCGTTTTGCCGACCGCGACAGCCATCAGGTGTTCCTCGAACCGGAAGGGCTCGACACCCACGAGATCTACCCGAACGGCGTGTCGACCTCGCTGCCGTTCGATATCCAGCTGGCGGCGATCCGCAGCATGCGCGGGCTGGAGAATGCCCATATCCTGCGTCCCGGCTATGCGATCGAGTACGACTACTTCGATCCGCGCGCACTGAAGCTGACGCTGGAATCCAAGAATATCGCCGGACTGTTCTTCGCCGGGCAGGTGAACGGCACCACCGGCTACGAGGAAGCGGCGGCGCAGGGGCTGCTGGCCGGGCTGAACGCCGCCCGCCATGCAACCGGCGACGACGGCTGGTCGCCGCGGCGCGACCAGGCCTACCTTGGCGTGCTGGCTGACGACCTGACCACGCTCGGCGTGACCGAGCCGTACCGGATGTTCACCAGCCGTGCCGAATACCGGCTGCAGTTGCGCGAGGACAATGCCGACCTGCGTCTGACCGAGCAGGGGCGCCGCCTGGGGCTGGTCGGCGACGCGCAATGGGCGCTGTTCGAAACCAAGCGCGAAGCGATCGAGCGCGAACTGGGCCGGCTGCGCTCGACCTGGATCAACTCGAAACTGGTGGCCGTGCATGAGGCGGAGCGCGTGCTGGGACAGCCGGTCGAGCGCGAGTATTCGCTGGCCGACCTGCTGAAGCGGCCCGACGTCGACTATGCCGGCCTGTCGACGCTGAGCGCGTTCGGCACCCCGGTCGACGATCCCGTGGTTGCCGAGCAGGTGGAAATTCAGGTGAAATACCAGGGTTATATTGATCGGCAGCAGGATGAAGTCGCCCGGCGCGATACCATGGAGCACATCCGCCTGCCTGCCGACCTCGATTTTGCCGCCGTGTCCGGTCTGTCGAAGGAGGTCCAGCAGAAGCTGGCGACGCACCGTCCGGAAACCCTGGGCCAGGCGTCGAGAATCTCCGGCATCACCCCGGCGGCGATATCCCTGCTGCTCGTTCATTTGAAACGGGCCGGCCTAGTCACGAAAGCCAAAGAATGTCCCTGA
- the atpE gene encoding F0F1 ATP synthase subunit C — protein MEALVSQIQGMTALAAAIMIGLGAIGTALGFGILGGKFLESSARQPEMIPVLQTKLFIIAGLLDAISMIGVGIALLYTFNNPFLAAAKAALGA, from the coding sequence ATGGAAGCACTCGTTTCGCAGATTCAGGGCATGACCGCACTGGCCGCAGCCATCATGATCGGCCTCGGCGCCATCGGTACCGCGCTCGGCTTCGGCATCCTGGGCGGCAAGTTCCTCGAGAGCTCGGCCCGCCAACCGGAAATGATCCCGGTTCTGCAAACCAAGCTCTTCATCATCGCCGGTCTGCTCGACGCCATCTCGATGATCGGTGTTGGTATCGCCCTGCTGTACACGTTCAACAACCCGTTCCTGGCCGCTGCCAAGGCTGCCCTGGGCGCGTAA